In the Flavisolibacter tropicus genome, one interval contains:
- a CDS encoding O-methyltransferase translates to MEIINPLAQEYAESFTTPDDALLQEITAFTVNTHAKSHMLSGHLQGKFLEMVSCMIRPQYILEIGTFTGYSAICLSKGLQSTGKLHTIEVREEDAAVAQNFIKRSSFSEQIKIHIGDARQIIDELYYPWDLVFIDADKVSYTEYFNRVLPKVKQGGFILADNVLFHGQVLTPEIKGKNPKAIQAFNEYIMQRTDVEKVLLPLRDGIYLIRKL, encoded by the coding sequence ATGGAAATTATTAATCCGCTGGCACAAGAATATGCCGAATCGTTTACCACTCCCGATGATGCATTGTTACAAGAAATAACGGCATTTACGGTAAATACACATGCCAAGTCGCACATGCTGAGCGGACACCTGCAAGGCAAGTTCCTGGAAATGGTTAGTTGTATGATTCGCCCGCAATACATTCTGGAAATCGGGACTTTTACTGGCTATAGTGCTATATGTTTGTCGAAAGGCTTACAGTCAACAGGGAAATTGCATACAATAGAAGTGAGGGAAGAAGATGCTGCAGTGGCACAAAACTTCATTAAAAGATCTTCTTTTTCAGAACAGATAAAAATTCATATCGGTGATGCCCGGCAGATAATCGATGAGTTGTATTATCCTTGGGATTTGGTTTTCATTGACGCCGACAAGGTCAGCTATACTGAGTATTTTAACCGGGTTTTACCAAAAGTGAAGCAAGGTGGTTTTATCTTAGCGGATAATGTGCTATTTCACGGACAGGTTTTAACCCCCGAAATCAAAGGAAAGAACCCAAAAGCTATACAGGCATTTAATGAATATATAATGCAACGTACCGATGTCGAAAAGGTTTTGTTGCCTTTGCGGGATGGGATCTACCTGATCCGGAAATTATAA
- a CDS encoding glucosaminidase domain-containing protein produces the protein MLKLKFTFFLSIILTGFSAFSQPANVIKEYIGKYSQIAIEEMKRTGVPASITLAQGIHETEAGRSKLATSSNNHFGIKCKTEWTGDRVYHDDDARGECFRKYESPFDSYRDHSDFLKTRAHYAFLFQLDPTDYEGWAYGLKKAGYATNPKYPQLLIKLIEDYNLQDYSLIALGKKESSSSDIATVTNPEPPKNTPANTETPKSTTPKIGEYIVEKLFHFPKGVFKVNHTKAIVAPKGSSYLAIAQEHNISLSRLFEFNDMEPQEVTTKDQLLFLQRKRKTGNNDYHIIEKDETLHDIAQAEGIRLTSLMQFNWLAQGLMPMSGEQLYLKKKAPQPPKMVSDYVNNNNVKSTPTSNVMEGSAAMFTLHTVQAKETLYSISKKYMVGIDDIKKWNGLDSNELKIGQQLRINTKANAYN, from the coding sequence ATGCTAAAGCTAAAATTTACATTTTTCCTTTCCATTATATTGACAGGTTTTTCTGCGTTCTCACAACCTGCCAACGTTATTAAAGAATATATTGGCAAGTATAGCCAGATTGCTATTGAGGAAATGAAGCGCACTGGCGTACCGGCTTCTATTACTCTAGCGCAGGGTATTCATGAAACGGAAGCTGGTAGAAGTAAGTTGGCCACATCTTCTAACAACCACTTTGGTATCAAATGTAAAACGGAATGGACAGGAGATAGGGTCTATCATGATGACGATGCTCGTGGTGAATGTTTTCGTAAATATGAGTCGCCATTTGATTCCTATCGCGACCACTCTGATTTTTTAAAAACGCGTGCTCATTATGCTTTCTTGTTTCAATTAGATCCCACGGATTATGAAGGATGGGCCTATGGATTAAAGAAGGCAGGCTATGCTACTAATCCTAAGTACCCACAGCTGTTGATTAAACTGATTGAAGATTATAATTTGCAAGATTATTCCCTCATAGCATTGGGCAAAAAAGAATCTTCTTCATCTGATATTGCTACTGTAACTAACCCAGAACCTCCAAAGAATACGCCGGCTAATACTGAAACTCCCAAAAGCACAACACCCAAGATTGGTGAATATATCGTTGAGAAGTTGTTTCATTTTCCCAAAGGTGTTTTTAAAGTAAATCACACAAAAGCCATTGTAGCACCAAAAGGCTCATCGTATTTAGCTATTGCCCAAGAACATAATATTTCGCTTTCCCGTCTTTTTGAGTTTAATGATATGGAGCCGCAGGAGGTAACAACTAAAGACCAGTTGCTCTTTCTGCAGCGTAAGCGGAAAACGGGTAATAATGATTATCACATTATTGAAAAGGACGAGACCTTGCACGATATAGCCCAGGCGGAAGGCATTCGTTTGACAAGCTTGATGCAATTTAACTGGTTGGCACAAGGACTGATGCCAATGTCCGGAGAGCAATTGTATTTGAAGAAAAAAGCGCCACAACCTCCTAAAATGGTGAGTGATTATGTAAATAATAATAATGTAAAATCAACTCCAACGTCAAATGTTATGGAAGGTTCAGCAGCTATGTTTACCTTGCACACCGTTCAGGCCAAAGAGACTTTATACTCTATCTCTAAAAAGTATATGGTAGGTATAGACGATATCAAGAAGTGGAATGGACTGGATTCAAACGAATTAAAGATCGGACAACAATTACGTATCAATACAAAAGCAAATGCCTACAATTAA